Proteins from one Pseudomonas bijieensis genomic window:
- a CDS encoding chaperone modulator CbpM, whose product MNNPIIELTLTEFCEAAALADVHVIEIVEHGILEPHGAAPTDWRFTDYELVLAKRAAKLRHDLELEWEGVALALDLLEEVQQLRSENRMLKQRLGRLVE is encoded by the coding sequence ATGAACAACCCGATCATTGAACTGACTCTGACGGAATTCTGCGAGGCCGCCGCGTTGGCGGATGTCCATGTTATCGAGATCGTCGAGCATGGCATCCTCGAACCCCACGGCGCGGCCCCGACGGATTGGCGCTTTACCGATTACGAACTGGTCTTGGCCAAGCGTGCCGCGAAGTTGCGGCACGACTTGGAGTTGGAATGGGAAGGCGTCGCCCTGGCCCTGGATTTATTGGAAGAGGTGCAGCAACTGCGCAGCGAAAATCGCATGCTCAAGCAGCGGTTGGGGCGGTTGGTGGAGTGA
- a CDS encoding DnaJ C-terminal domain-containing protein, whose protein sequence is MDFKDYYKILGVEPTADDATIKAAYRKLARKYHPDVSKEKDAETKFKDVSEAYEALKSADKRAEYDDLRRYGQHGQPFQGPPGWQSRGGFGGQDTGDFSDFFSSIFGNRGPGFGGGQSGRSAGRRGQDVEMELPIFLEETLSSESKKVSFQVPQYNAAGQHVSNTSKSLNVKIPLGVTDGERIRLKGQGAPGIGGGANGDLYLTIRFAPHPKFDVEGQDLIITLPLAPWELALGTEVAMPTLTGKINLKVPAGSQNGQRMRAKGHGLRNKTGERGYLFVQLKAVMPKANDEAVKALWAELAKKAAFDPRENF, encoded by the coding sequence ATGGACTTCAAAGACTATTACAAGATTCTGGGTGTGGAGCCGACGGCTGACGACGCCACGATCAAGGCCGCCTATCGCAAACTGGCGCGCAAATACCACCCGGATGTGAGTAAGGAAAAGGACGCCGAGACCAAGTTCAAGGACGTCTCCGAAGCCTACGAAGCGCTGAAAAGCGCCGACAAACGCGCCGAATACGATGACCTGCGCCGCTACGGCCAGCACGGCCAGCCGTTCCAGGGCCCGCCGGGCTGGCAGAGCCGTGGCGGTTTTGGTGGGCAGGACACTGGGGATTTCTCGGACTTCTTCAGTTCGATCTTCGGCAATCGCGGGCCGGGTTTCGGTGGCGGACAGTCAGGTCGCAGCGCCGGCCGTCGAGGGCAAGACGTGGAAATGGAACTACCGATTTTCCTGGAAGAGACCCTCTCGAGCGAGTCGAAGAAAGTCAGCTTCCAGGTGCCGCAGTACAACGCGGCCGGCCAGCATGTGAGCAACACCAGCAAAAGCCTGAACGTGAAGATTCCGCTGGGCGTGACCGACGGCGAACGCATCCGCCTCAAAGGCCAGGGTGCACCCGGCATTGGCGGCGGTGCCAATGGCGATCTGTACCTGACCATTCGTTTCGCGCCGCACCCCAAGTTCGACGTCGAAGGCCAGGACCTGATCATCACCTTGCCCCTGGCGCCGTGGGAGTTGGCACTGGGCACCGAAGTGGCGATGCCGACCCTGACCGGCAAGATCAACCTCAAGGTCCCGGCCGGCAGCCAGAATGGCCAGCGCATGCGCGCCAAAGGCCACGGCCTGCGCAACAAGACCGGCGAGCGCGGCTACCTGTTCGTGCAGCTCAAGGCCGTGATGCCCAAGGCCAACGACGAGGCGGTCAAGGCGCTGTGGGCGGAGCTGGCGAAGAAGGCTGCGTTCGATCCGCGGGAGAACTTCTGA
- a CDS encoding Hsp70 family protein, giving the protein MKNASPARACGIDFGTSNSTVGWLRPGMETLIALEDDKITLPSVVFFNLEERRPVYGRLALHEYLEGYEGRLMRSLKSLLGSKLIKHDTSVLGTAMPFKDLLGLFIGQLKKRAEATAGREFEEVVLGRPVFFVDDDELADQEAENTLVDVARAIGFKEVSFQYEPIAAAFDYESTIEKEELVLIVDIGGGTSDFSLVRLSPERRTHDNRHADILATGGVHIGGTDFDKQLSLAGLMPLFGYGSRMKSGAYMPTSHHMNLATWHTINAVYSQKSTLALGSMRYDIEDTGGIDRLFKLIEQRAGHWLAMEVEETKIQLTHSDQRHVPLDRIEPGLSVDLSRALFESAIDGLLERVRGSVSQLLNDANVRVDQVDTVFFTGGSSGIPALRNSVSAMLPQARHVEGNIFGSIGSGLAIEAMKRYGTQA; this is encoded by the coding sequence ATGAAAAACGCATCCCCGGCCCGTGCCTGCGGCATCGACTTTGGCACGTCCAACTCCACTGTCGGCTGGCTGCGCCCCGGCATGGAAACGTTGATCGCGCTGGAGGACGACAAGATCACCCTGCCCTCGGTGGTCTTTTTCAATCTCGAGGAGCGCCGTCCGGTGTATGGCCGCCTGGCCCTGCACGAATACCTGGAAGGCTACGAAGGCCGGCTGATGCGCTCGCTCAAGAGCCTGCTGGGCTCCAAGCTGATCAAGCACGACACCAGCGTGTTGGGCACGGCGATGCCGTTCAAGGATTTGCTGGGGTTGTTCATCGGCCAGTTGAAGAAACGCGCCGAAGCCACCGCCGGTCGGGAATTCGAAGAAGTGGTCCTGGGGCGCCCGGTGTTTTTCGTCGACGACGATGAACTGGCCGACCAGGAGGCAGAGAACACCCTGGTGGACGTCGCCCGTGCCATCGGCTTCAAGGAAGTCTCATTCCAGTACGAACCCATCGCGGCGGCCTTCGATTATGAATCGACCATCGAGAAGGAAGAGCTGGTGCTGATCGTCGACATCGGCGGTGGTACCTCGGACTTCTCCCTGGTGCGCCTGTCCCCCGAGCGTCGCACCCACGACAACCGTCACGCCGACATCCTCGCCACTGGCGGCGTGCACATCGGAGGCACCGATTTCGACAAGCAACTCTCGCTGGCCGGCCTGATGCCGCTGTTCGGCTACGGCAGCCGCATGAAAAGCGGCGCCTACATGCCCACCAGCCACCACATGAACCTGGCGACCTGGCACACCATCAACGCGGTGTACTCGCAGAAATCCACCCTGGCCCTGGGCAGCATGCGCTACGACATCGAAGACACTGGCGGCATCGACCGGCTGTTCAAGTTGATCGAACAGCGCGCCGGGCACTGGCTGGCGATGGAAGTGGAAGAAACCAAGATCCAGCTGACTCACAGCGACCAGCGCCACGTGCCACTGGACCGGATCGAGCCGGGCCTGAGCGTGGACCTGAGCAGAGCCTTGTTCGAGTCGGCCATCGACGGCTTGCTGGAACGGGTACGCGGCAGCGTCTCGCAGTTGCTCAACGATGCCAACGTGCGGGTCGATCAGGTCGACACGGTGTTCTTCACCGGCGGTTCCAGCGGCATCCCGGCGCTGCGCAACAGCGTCTCGGCAATGCTGCCCCAGGCGCGGCATGTGGAAGGCAATATCTTCGGCAGCATCGGCAGCGGGTTGGCGATCGAGGCGATGAAGCGCTACGGCACGCAGGCCTGA
- a CDS encoding AI-2E family transporter, with amino-acid sequence MPTFSQRHVLLVISWVIIFGGLLLVLPLRLLPSLLAGLLVFELVNMLTPQLQRLIEGRRARWLAVALLGTLVVSVLTLIFAGAFSFLLHEAENPGASLDKFMAVVDRARGQLPPFIDAYLPASAAEFRVAIGDWVSKHLSDLQLVGKDAAHMFVTLLIGMVLGAIVALQRIPDLTKRKPLAAALFDRLNLLVKAFRNIVFAQIKISLLNTFFTGIFLAVVLPLFGIKLPLTKTLIVMTFLLGLLPVIGNLMSNTLITIVGLSLSIWVAVAALGYLIVIHKLEYFLNARIVGGQISAKSWELLMAMLVFEAAFGLPGVVAGPIYYAYLKSELKQVGMV; translated from the coding sequence ATGCCAACGTTTTCTCAGCGTCATGTGTTGTTGGTGATCAGTTGGGTGATCATTTTTGGTGGGCTGTTGCTGGTGCTGCCGCTGCGCCTGTTGCCGAGCCTGCTGGCCGGGTTGCTGGTGTTCGAGCTGGTCAACATGCTCACCCCGCAGTTGCAACGGTTGATCGAAGGCCGCCGCGCTCGCTGGCTGGCGGTGGCGTTGCTGGGCACGCTGGTGGTCAGTGTGCTGACGTTGATCTTCGCCGGTGCCTTCAGTTTCCTGCTGCATGAAGCGGAGAACCCTGGCGCGTCCCTGGACAAGTTCATGGCGGTGGTCGATCGTGCCCGCGGACAGTTGCCGCCGTTCATCGACGCTTACCTGCCAGCCAGCGCCGCCGAGTTCCGCGTGGCGATCGGTGACTGGGTGAGCAAGCACCTGAGCGACCTGCAACTGGTGGGCAAGGACGCGGCCCACATGTTCGTGACGCTGCTGATCGGTATGGTCCTGGGGGCCATCGTTGCCTTGCAGCGCATCCCCGACCTGACCAAGCGCAAACCCCTGGCCGCAGCGCTGTTCGATCGCCTGAATTTGCTGGTCAAGGCGTTTCGCAACATTGTCTTCGCCCAAATCAAGATTTCCCTGCTCAACACCTTTTTCACCGGGATCTTCCTGGCGGTGGTGCTGCCGCTATTCGGGATCAAACTGCCGCTGACCAAGACCCTGATCGTGATGACTTTCCTGCTGGGACTGCTGCCGGTCATCGGCAACCTGATGTCCAACACGCTGATCACCATTGTCGGCCTGTCGCTGTCGATCTGGGTCGCCGTGGCGGCGCTGGGTTACCTGATCGTGATCCACAAGCTCGAATACTTCCTCAACGCCCGCATCGTCGGCGGGCAGATCAGCGCCAAGTCCTGGGAGTTGCTCATGGCGATGCTGGTGTTCGAAGCGGCATTCGGTCTGCCGGGGGTGGTGGCGGGGCCGATTTACTACGCTTACTTGAAGAGTGAGTTGAAGCAGGTGGGGATGGTTTGA
- a CDS encoding PsiF family protein has protein sequence MKMLRVPLLMIGLLLCSQGFAATAQQTKMTTCNADASAKALKGDERKAFMSNCLKATPAAPSTPQERMKTCNATATTQALKGDARKAFMSDCLKNK, from the coding sequence ATGAAGATGCTTCGTGTGCCTTTGTTGATGATTGGTTTGCTGCTGTGTTCCCAGGGCTTCGCCGCGACGGCGCAGCAGACCAAGATGACCACCTGCAACGCCGATGCCTCCGCCAAGGCGCTCAAGGGCGACGAGCGCAAGGCCTTCATGAGTAACTGCCTCAAGGCCACTCCTGCTGCGCCGAGCACGCCCCAGGAACGCATGAAGACCTGCAACGCCACGGCCACCACCCAGGCCCTGAAGGGCGATGCCCGCAAGGCGTTCATGAGTGATTGCCTGAAGAACAAGTAA
- a CDS encoding IS110 family transposase, with translation MNKVAIAAIDLGKHSFHLHAQDDRGHELYRKKFTRVTLAQHLANLEPCTVVMEACGGAHFMAQEVAKLGHTPKLIAPHLVRPYVKSNKNDFADAEAICEAATRPTMRFVPPKNQAQQALAMLNSTRDSFIKDRTATANRIHAALLEVGISLAPGFKSIKELPAWLEASSLSERFKILMKLHEHFNHLDEQVKTLDKDVESQAAEDDLAARLMTMPCVGPITSSALAAELGDGKQFKCGRNYAASIGLVPKQHSTGDKTVLLGISKRGDRNQRRLLIQCARVYLMQLERQRGWLADWVRQLLAHHHSNHVVCALANKMARIAWAIAAHHTEFDAGPAAMNT, from the coding sequence ATGAACAAAGTAGCTATTGCCGCCATCGATTTGGGAAAACACTCCTTTCACCTGCATGCTCAAGATGATCGTGGTCATGAGCTTTATCGCAAAAAATTTACTCGAGTGACGCTCGCTCAACACCTGGCGAATCTCGAACCTTGCACCGTCGTGATGGAAGCTTGTGGCGGAGCCCACTTCATGGCGCAGGAGGTCGCGAAGCTGGGACATACGCCCAAGCTCATTGCTCCTCATCTCGTGCGTCCTTACGTGAAGAGCAACAAGAACGACTTCGCTGATGCCGAGGCGATCTGCGAGGCAGCGACTCGCCCAACGATGCGCTTTGTGCCGCCAAAAAACCAAGCTCAGCAGGCGCTAGCCATGCTCAACTCGACCCGCGATTCGTTCATCAAAGACCGCACCGCGACCGCCAATCGGATTCATGCCGCCCTTCTAGAGGTGGGCATCAGCCTGGCCCCAGGCTTCAAATCCATCAAAGAGCTTCCGGCGTGGCTGGAGGCGAGTTCACTTTCTGAACGCTTCAAAATTCTGATGAAGCTGCATGAGCACTTCAACCACCTGGATGAGCAGGTCAAGACACTGGACAAGGACGTGGAGAGCCAGGCCGCTGAAGATGATCTGGCGGCTCGTTTGATGACTATGCCCTGTGTCGGGCCGATCACCTCCAGCGCCCTGGCTGCTGAGTTGGGCGATGGTAAACAGTTCAAGTGCGGGCGAAACTATGCGGCCTCAATCGGGCTGGTGCCCAAACAGCATTCCACGGGCGACAAGACGGTACTGCTGGGCATCAGCAAGCGCGGTGATCGGAATCAGAGGCGTCTGCTCATCCAGTGTGCCCGAGTCTACTTAATGCAGCTGGAGCGCCAAAGAGGCTGGCTGGCGGACTGGGTCCGGCAGCTGTTGGCCCACCATCACTCCAACCATGTGGTCTGCGCGCTGGCCAATAAGATGGCGAGGATCGCTTGGGCGATTGCGGCACACCACACTGAATTCGATGCAGGGCCAGCTGCGATGAACACCTGA
- a CDS encoding esterase/lipase family protein, which produces MSQRCATRYPLVLVPGMLGFIRLVLYPYWYGIVSALRRGGAVVVAVKVSPLHSSEVRGEQLLARIEEILRQTGAQKVNLIGHSQGSLTARYAAAKRPDLVASVTSVAGTNHGSELADYLQLHYPADSAGGRVLSAVLRLINALMSLLDTGYRGPKLPVDIHASHASLTTAGVTLFNQRYPQGLPVTWGGHGPEEVNGVRYYSWSGTLQPGKTDKGRNLFDGTNRSCRLFARTFVREVGQCDGMVGRYSSHLGTVIRDDYPLDHFDIVNQSLGLVGKGAEPIRLFVEHAERLKAAGV; this is translated from the coding sequence ATGTCGCAACGCTGCGCCACTCGCTACCCGCTGGTGCTGGTCCCGGGCATGCTCGGGTTCATACGCCTGGTGCTGTACCCGTACTGGTATGGGATCGTCTCGGCGTTGCGTCGCGGCGGGGCGGTGGTGGTGGCGGTGAAGGTTTCGCCGTTGCATTCGTCCGAGGTGCGCGGCGAGCAATTGCTGGCGCGGATCGAGGAGATCCTGCGGCAAACCGGTGCGCAGAAAGTCAATTTGATCGGCCACAGCCAGGGCAGCCTCACCGCCCGCTATGCAGCTGCCAAGCGCCCGGACCTGGTGGCGTCGGTCACTTCGGTGGCCGGCACCAACCACGGTTCCGAGCTGGCTGATTACCTGCAACTCCACTATCCGGCCGACAGTGCCGGGGGGCGCGTGCTCAGTGCCGTGCTGCGACTGATCAACGCCCTGATGAGCCTGCTGGATACTGGTTATCGGGGGCCGAAGCTACCGGTGGATATCCACGCTTCCCATGCCTCCCTGACCACCGCCGGGGTAACGCTGTTCAACCAGCGTTATCCACAGGGCCTGCCGGTGACCTGGGGCGGGCATGGCCCGGAAGAAGTCAACGGCGTGCGCTATTACTCCTGGTCCGGCACCTTGCAACCGGGCAAGACCGATAAGGGGCGCAACCTGTTCGACGGCACCAACCGCAGTTGCCGTTTATTCGCCCGCACCTTTGTAAGGGAGGTAGGGCAATGCGACGGCATGGTCGGACGCTACAGCTCGCACTTGGGCACGGTCATCCGCGATGACTATCCGTTGGACCACTTCGATATCGTCAACCAGTCGCTGGGGCTGGTGGGCAAGGGGGCCGAGCCGATCCGGTTGTTTGTCGAGCATGCCGAGCGGTTGAAGGCTGCCGGGGTGTAG
- a CDS encoding FMN-dependent NADH-azoreductase: protein MSKILVVHGSPRGERSHSRRLAEAFVSAWQAAHPQSQLTRREVGRTVIAPVNEAFIAAAFYPEPQERPLIMQADLALSDALVEELQAHDRLVISAPMHNFSVPSGVKAWIDQIVRIGLTFNHRLDNGVSHYEPLVLGKKALIVTSRGDFGFGPGGQLESMNHADTLLRTVLGFIGITDVTVVAAEGEESAERSFALSCAEAEERLLALARTF from the coding sequence ATGAGCAAGATTCTTGTAGTGCACGGTAGTCCTCGTGGTGAACGCTCCCATTCCCGGCGCCTGGCCGAGGCGTTTGTCTCGGCGTGGCAGGCTGCCCATCCACAATCGCAATTGACCCGTCGCGAAGTCGGACGGACGGTGATCGCGCCGGTCAACGAAGCCTTCATCGCCGCGGCGTTCTACCCCGAGCCTCAGGAGCGACCATTGATCATGCAAGCGGACCTGGCCCTGAGCGATGCCTTGGTCGAGGAGTTGCAAGCCCATGATCGACTGGTGATCTCCGCGCCCATGCACAACTTCAGCGTGCCCAGTGGCGTGAAGGCCTGGATCGACCAGATCGTGCGCATCGGGCTGACGTTCAACCACCGCCTGGATAACGGCGTGTCGCACTACGAGCCGTTGGTGTTGGGCAAGAAGGCGCTGATCGTGACCAGTCGCGGCGATTTTGGTTTCGGGCCCGGCGGCCAATTGGAGAGCATGAACCACGCCGATACGTTGTTGCGTACCGTGCTGGGGTTTATCGGTATCACCGATGTGACGGTGGTGGCGGCCGAAGGCGAAGAATCGGCCGAGCGCAGTTTTGCCTTGTCCTGTGCCGAGGCCGAGGAGCGCTTGCTGGCGTTGGCACGGACCTTTTGA